Within Caproicibacterium argilliputei, the genomic segment TACAGTCAGGTTCAAGTGAGTGTTAATCTGACCATTTGCAGCAATTGTGAAGCTGTTTGCAGGAATGATGATTGTGCCAGTGCCATCCGGAGAAGCCTGTGTGTAAATAGACTTAGCATTCAGCTTTCCGTTAACTTTCACAATGCTGGTATCAGCAGAATTATCGCCGCAAGCATCGCTCGCTGTGCCAACAGTACCTGTTGCAATAGCACCAGTTGTCAACTCCGCACCTGCATTAACAGTAACACGACCAATGTTCTTCAGGTCACCAGTAGTAAATTTGCCAGCGGTTAAAGCAAAGGAAGCATCAAACGGGCAATCTGCAAATGCACCCTGTGTGCCGGAAATCGTGCCAAGAGTCAAAGTCTTCGCATCAGAAGTTGTGGTTACAGAAACAGCACCGCTCGCGGTTACGTTTCCAATTGTGACAAGACCCTGAGCAGCTTCGTCGGCATCCTGAGTTGTTACAACTGTCAGGTTCTTTGTGGAGATATTTCCCAAAGAGATTGTGCCGTATTTTCCGTTCACAGGATCTACCGAGCCAGTAGCGGTAACTGCAGTTGCACCTGTAATGTCGCCAACCTTAACTGTAGGAGCAGTGGTTCTGGTTGTAGCATTGTCGACATCAGTAGTTACGTTAGTAGCACCTGTAATGCTGGCAACAGTACCGTCCTGAAGTGCAACATCACCTGCGCCAGAGACAGCGCCAACAAGGGCATCCTCGTCAACAGTCAGCTTATGGCTGTTCAGTTTAACCGCAACATTAGTCAGGTTATAGTCATCATCGGCTGTTACGTTGTTAGTGGCAGTCTCCTGACCAAAGCTTCTTACACCATTGAACTCTGCATCAGCAGACAAAGTGTAAGTGTTATCAACAGTCAGTGTTGCAGGAACAGCAGTTGCATCCTTATCGCCATGCACATATGCAGTAATTGTAGTTGCACCAGTTTTCACTGCGGAAGCCGGCTGTGCTGCCACGGTAACGGCAGCGGCATTAGATACTGTTGTTACTGTCTTCTGAGTATCCGCCGGGTCTACAAGCGGAATATTCGAATTGCCAGTAGCAAAATCATATCCACTTGCTGCTTCATATGTAGCTTGTGCATCCGAACCTGCCTTTACAGTATAAACGCCAAATTCTTTTGTCTGGTTGAAAGAAGCAGTAACATCAGAATCAACATAAGTACCCGCTGTCATTGTAGCATCCGTAGGAAGTACCAATGCAGCATTGTTTGCGTAAACATAAACATTGACTGTCATTTTTACGCTAGTTGCTTTATATTGTGCTGTCTGATTGTGCTTGCCTGTCTCAATTTTTCCAAAATCGGCAGTGCCATAAGCAGTGAAAGTAACTTTCTTATTGGCTTTGCCCAGTTTTACTTCACCGGTCGTATTATTGACTGTTGCGACATTATTATCAGAAGATACCCAGTTATACTTGTCATTGGCGTTCTGATTAGCGTTTACATCAACACTCTCTTTGTTGTCGCCAATGTTAATGGTTGCACCATCAACAATTTTTGTAGGCAGTGTGAAAGTATTGGCAGCACCAGCTGTTGAATCATAAACTGCTGCAATATCTTGTGCTGTTGTGGAAATAGTGGGCGTTGTTGCTGCAAAAGCGGAGCTGGTGCTCATTGCAAAAGCGCTGGTGACCATCGCAGCGGAAAGCGCGATGGCAGCGATTCTGCTCATTTTTTTGTTCATCCTTTTTGTCCTCCTTAAAATAATTGTGCGTATTTGCGCGTGCTATGAGAGTGAAACAGCATGACAGCACCCCACTTTAGAAAAAGGCCCGGCGCAAAGCCGCCGGAAACGGCTGTTTCCACAGGTGCTGCCAATTCGTTTAAGAAGATTATATGATAATGAATTGGTAAAGTCAAGTGCATGTGCCGAGAATTGCAAAGATTTATTTAAAAAAATCTCACAAAAAATTTATAAAAAGAAGAACAATTACCACAATTTGCTCTCCTGCGCGCCGGTGTCACACACGCAGCCGCGCGCCTGTGTGCCCACCACACGGATGCCACAAAGCGGCTCGCCGCGGCGGTTGCCGGGGCAGCGCAGTGCCAGGCCGCCGCTGTCCCAGCAAAGCGCCGTGCGGTTGCAGCAGCCGCCGCCTGCCTGCAGAAAGGCGCAGTTGGAAACGGTGCAGTGCTTCATGGCGGGCATGGCGGCCCACTCCGCGGCGATACAGCGCGCGCCATCGGGGGCTTCACCGCAGGAAAGCAGCACGTGCGCGGCGGAAAGCCCCAGCAGCACCGGCGAAACCGCGCTGTGCGTGCCGTGGTGCGGCGCTTTCACGGCATAGTAATCATGGTACAGAAGCGGCTCTACCGCGGCAATGGTTTCGGGCGTAGCGTCGCCGGTCATTAAAACATCGTCGGTACTGCCGCTTTCCGTACGCACATTTTGAAACACAAGGGAAGCGGCATTCACCTGCCGGCTGTACGCTTCGCGCACCGACTGGCTTTCCAGCAGGGCACAAACCTCGGCGGCGGCAGGCAGACACGCCAGCGCGGGGGCAAGGGCGTCAATGCGGTCAAGCACCGCCAGCGCGGCGGCGGCGTCTGCACTCTGCACCGGGCACTGCGTGCAAAGCCGGGTATACAAATTGCAAAAAGTATAGAAATCATCCAGAAAATCCTGCAGCAAATCCGCACCCGGCTGTTCCGGCTGCTCCACATAGCGGTGCAGGCGCTCCACCGCGTCCGCGAAGCCCTCGTCAAAGGGGTAGTCCTGCCGCGGCGGCCACAGGCACTCGAACGTCACGCCGCCGGAAACGAAGCAGTCCCCCTGCCCCAGCGCATAGGCGGTGCCTTGCTGTGTCTGGCGCAGCACACGGGAAAAGGACTTGAGCGCGCCGGTGCTGACCTGACCGCAGAAGCCCTGCCGCGGCAAAAACACATACGCAAATAAAGCAAATTCGAGCAGCAGCGGCAGGCCGCGCTCATCGCAGGGGGAGCAGGGCAGGTACAGCTCCTCAAAATAGTTCGGCTGCGCGTCCAGAATATCCCACAGGCCGCAGGCGTGGTCGCGGTGATAATGCGTCAGCAAAAAAGCCCGATGGGCAACGCCGCTGTAGCGTGCCGTCAGGCTTTTCTGCGCATATTCTTTAAAGTTCCGCGCGCCTTCGCGAATCACGGTGTTGAGGCTGCCGCAGTCCACCATCAGCAGGCTATTGGAATCGGTGCCCAGAACCACACATTCGCCGTACTCAACATTATGTAAATCAATCCAACGCATCGGGTTCATCCTTTTTGACAACGATTTCCGCAGGCTTGCCGTCACGGTAGCACACACCGCTGACAAAGCGGCCGTGCGCCCACACGCCGGTGCGTACAATCCTGCCCTGTACGTCACGCTCCTCACAGGAGCCATCCGCAAAACCGCCGCGGAACGTGCCGGTCAGCGTGCCGCCGCCGGACAGGTGCAAACAGCCCTGCCCGTGGTAGCAGTCACCGTGCCAGCTGCCGTCATACAAAACTTTCCCATCGTGATACTCGGTGCCGTACCCGTCACGGCGGCCGTCCAGCCACATCCCATAGTAGGAAAGCGCACCCTCGCCATCAAAGGCTGCGCCGCGGCCAGTGGGGATATTGTTTTCCCACTGCCCGACAAACAGGGAGCCGTCGCGCGCGCTGAAACTGACACCGATGCCGCTGCGGCGGTTCTGGTGCCAATATCCTGCGTAACAGAGCTTGCCGGACTTATAATAGTACGTACCGAAGCCGTCGCGCTTGTCGCCTGCGAAGCCGCCCTCATAGGCGGTATAACCGGAGGGCATCTGCGTGCGGCCGCGCCCCT encodes:
- a CDS encoding beta strand repeat-containing protein, which translates into the protein MNKKMSRIAAIALSAAMVTSAFAMSTSSAFAATTPTISTTAQDIAAVYDSTAGAANTFTLPTKIVDGATINIGDNKESVDVNANQNANDKYNWVSSDNNVATVNNTTGEVKLGKANKKVTFTAYGTADFGKIETGKHNQTAQYKATSVKMTVNVYVYANNAALVLPTDATMTAGTYVDSDVTASFNQTKEFGVYTVKAGSDAQATYEAASGYDFATGNSNIPLVDPADTQKTVTTVSNAAAVTVAAQPASAVKTGATTITAYVHGDKDATAVPATLTVDNTYTLSADAEFNGVRSFGQETATNNVTADDDYNLTNVAVKLNSHKLTVDEDALVGAVSGAGDVALQDGTVASITGATNVTTDVDNATTRTTAPTVKVGDITGATAVTATGSVDPVNGKYGTISLGNISTKNLTVVTTQDADEAAQGLVTIGNVTASGAVSVTTTSDAKTLTLGTISGTQGAFADCPFDASFALTAGKFTTGDLKNIGRVTVNAGAELTTGAIATGTVGTASDACGDNSADTSIVKVNGKLNAKSIYTQASPDGTGTIIIPANSFTIAANGQINTHLNLTVTNATVGSVLYTTNYASSGAFNMPGFTTVESANVGKNVYNYVVKAAELQGILLDNADVAIGDGSSATLKASTVPNLSLPTGVSVKWTASKDSVSLTPSADSLSCAVKSTGYTAANINGSNNVVVTATLVNKDGTVYKPFGTTLSSQDAQITLTAEQAPVLTTKVQNLGDTEAKAVTADTVVKMTQSTYATVDFSADKAGITAADLKYGTGNGKVAETGTYDPWNGTAGKYYIYANGKVGDKVGVYANGQKIFQVEIVDRPFTSDTTVDFAMKAGSKYQFKITPNADTTIKDFAFNTANDAALSTWGFTKNADGTVTATIKANKAGKYGVYCDINGVKYKVFAVTVK
- a CDS encoding ComEC/Rec2 family competence protein, with protein sequence MRWIDLHNVEYGECVVLGTDSNSLLMVDCGSLNTVIREGARNFKEYAQKSLTARYSGVAHRAFLLTHYHRDHACGLWDILDAQPNYFEELYLPCSPCDERGLPLLLEFALFAYVFLPRQGFCGQVSTGALKSFSRVLRQTQQGTAYALGQGDCFVSGGVTFECLWPPRQDYPFDEGFADAVERLHRYVEQPEQPGADLLQDFLDDFYTFCNLYTRLCTQCPVQSADAAAALAVLDRIDALAPALACLPAAAEVCALLESQSVREAYSRQVNAASLVFQNVRTESGSTDDVLMTGDATPETIAAVEPLLYHDYYAVKAPHHGTHSAVSPVLLGLSAAHVLLSCGEAPDGARCIAAEWAAMPAMKHCTVSNCAFLQAGGGCCNRTALCWDSGGLALRCPGNRRGEPLCGIRVVGTQARGCVCDTGAQESKLW